A region from the Leptospirillum ferriphilum ML-04 genome encodes:
- a CDS encoding glycosyltransferase family 2 protein, producing MDGTRVARNTEKVFVVLVTYNRKDLLLECLDGLLRQTRPIDGLVLIDNASTDGTADALYAQKFLPEVPPLNARSVWEFRRESFREGEMTFVYLRLPVNEGGSGGFHEGVKKALEFDCDWLWMMDDDVEPDEGCLQGQLAFSEISKCIHPRKYFQDGLAHEWEGYISAVTGRRVFQPDISFRKGFSFCTINTGCFEGMLIHRSVVEKIGLPDKRFFLGGDDSVYGFLAHYHTPVLYLRDPRINKKKIYQVENNPIGDRSIYYGMRNTFLMQRYLNEKMERYRLIRSFFILVRFVDYALNILQNRPEKFRGYRVLMRAFRDGLTGNFGKGL from the coding sequence TTGGATGGGACTCGAGTCGCCCGAAACACCGAGAAAGTTTTTGTTGTTCTTGTGACTTATAACCGCAAGGACCTCTTGCTGGAATGTCTGGATGGTCTCTTGCGCCAGACAAGGCCGATCGACGGTCTTGTCCTGATCGACAACGCCTCCACAGACGGCACGGCCGATGCGCTTTATGCCCAGAAGTTTCTTCCCGAAGTTCCGCCGCTGAATGCCCGGTCCGTCTGGGAGTTTCGGCGAGAATCCTTCCGGGAAGGCGAGATGACGTTTGTGTATCTCCGGCTTCCGGTCAATGAAGGGGGGTCGGGGGGATTCCATGAAGGGGTGAAGAAAGCCCTTGAGTTTGATTGCGACTGGTTGTGGATGATGGACGACGACGTCGAGCCGGACGAGGGGTGTCTGCAGGGACAACTTGCGTTTTCGGAGATCTCGAAGTGCATCCATCCCCGTAAATATTTTCAGGATGGTCTGGCCCATGAATGGGAGGGCTATATCAGTGCGGTGACGGGAAGACGGGTTTTCCAGCCGGACATTTCCTTCCGGAAGGGATTCTCGTTTTGCACGATCAACACCGGATGTTTCGAAGGAATGCTGATTCACCGGTCGGTTGTGGAGAAAATCGGACTGCCGGACAAACGGTTTTTTCTGGGGGGGGACGATTCGGTCTACGGGTTTCTCGCCCATTACCACACGCCTGTCCTGTATCTCCGGGACCCCCGCATCAACAAGAAGAAGATCTACCAGGTCGAAAACAACCCGATTGGCGACCGGAGCATTTATTACGGGATGCGAAACACGTTTTTGATGCAGCGATACCTGAACGAGAAAATGGAGCGATACCGATTGATCCGCTCTTTTTTCATCCTGGTGAGATTTGTGGACTATGCCCTGAATATCCTGCAGAACAGGCCGGAAAAATTTCGGGGGTACCGGGTTCTGATGCGGGCGTTTCGGGACGGGTTGACAGGAAACTTCGGAAAAGGTCTTTAA
- a CDS encoding O-antigen ligase family protein codes for MGNVYPGTGGSLAVSERPVPEGMDFSLPKVPWGYYAAAVVLGFDAFFSVGIPRLILLPLSAVLFLSLALKSAGTPMPAMMALIVYIPYAKAIAGNMGGFLPGLNYTTALMVIVIIGMYSRVQGTHVEPALPLEATFRRLVLLFCVFGAISVIHTDLVFAQWSVFKSIVDYKRWIDPFLVFFLFSYLVRTQKEAKTLIYLMAVSMVVVGIGSLYQHHVISGRSHRVRLKGIAGQANQMGAFYANYMFLILGFVWMKGLTFLKKSLFALGFWGCLLGLFATESRGDFLALVMGMLLFLFLRKKVLFFVAIAGIIFVSVNIQFLPSGLRNRIQHTVTHRDPYGFSGSSGQLDASARTRLALWQGAANMIMSHPLMGVGYKMFPEYIYQYVPHNEETDRLPLRHRDGHNAYLMIGAEMGVPALLLFLLLLLYMFRIMWRAYRASPDRYWKTVSVCGLCAVTSLVLTNLFGSRVISLVLAGYLWALLAILLKVPKWAEEGDPEEEVAP; via the coding sequence ATGGGTAATGTTTATCCGGGAACGGGAGGGAGTCTCGCCGTTTCCGAGCGGCCTGTGCCAGAGGGAATGGATTTTTCTCTTCCGAAGGTTCCCTGGGGATATTATGCGGCGGCAGTGGTCCTGGGATTCGACGCGTTTTTCAGCGTCGGGATTCCACGCCTGATTCTTCTCCCGCTTTCAGCTGTCCTTTTCCTGTCTCTTGCCCTGAAATCGGCGGGAACACCCATGCCGGCCATGATGGCCCTTATCGTGTACATCCCTTACGCCAAGGCCATCGCGGGGAACATGGGCGGTTTTCTCCCCGGTCTCAACTACACCACGGCACTGATGGTCATTGTCATCATCGGAATGTATTCCCGGGTGCAGGGGACGCATGTCGAGCCGGCACTTCCACTGGAAGCGACATTTCGCAGGCTTGTCCTTCTTTTTTGCGTGTTTGGTGCGATTTCCGTCATCCATACCGATCTTGTCTTCGCCCAATGGTCGGTGTTCAAGTCTATCGTCGACTATAAACGCTGGATCGATCCGTTTCTGGTCTTTTTTCTTTTTTCCTACCTGGTCCGGACACAGAAAGAAGCGAAAACACTGATCTACCTGATGGCCGTCAGCATGGTTGTGGTGGGGATCGGAAGCCTCTACCAGCATCATGTCATTTCCGGAAGGAGTCACCGGGTTCGCCTGAAAGGGATCGCCGGCCAGGCGAACCAGATGGGGGCGTTCTACGCCAACTACATGTTTCTTATCCTGGGGTTCGTCTGGATGAAGGGGCTCACCTTCCTGAAGAAATCGCTTTTTGCCCTGGGGTTCTGGGGCTGTCTTCTGGGACTCTTTGCCACCGAATCCCGGGGAGACTTCCTGGCTCTGGTCATGGGGATGCTTCTCTTCCTTTTCCTTCGGAAGAAAGTGCTCTTTTTTGTCGCGATCGCCGGGATTATTTTCGTGTCCGTCAATATCCAGTTTCTTCCCTCGGGGCTTCGGAACCGGATCCAGCATACCGTCACCCATCGCGACCCGTACGGATTCTCCGGCTCATCCGGCCAACTCGACGCCAGCGCCCGAACCCGGCTGGCTCTTTGGCAAGGCGCGGCGAACATGATCATGAGCCATCCGCTCATGGGCGTCGGTTACAAGATGTTTCCCGAATATATCTACCAGTATGTTCCCCACAACGAAGAAACGGACCGTCTGCCTCTGCGCCACCGGGACGGCCACAACGCCTATCTCATGATCGGTGCCGAAATGGGTGTCCCGGCCCTTCTGCTGTTTCTGCTGCTCCTTTTGTACATGTTCCGGATCATGTGGCGGGCCTACCGGGCAAGCCCCGACCGCTACTGGAAGACCGTATCGGTCTGCGGACTCTGCGCGGTGACCTCCCTCGTTCTGACCAACCTCTTCGGATCAAGGGTCATCAGCCTCGTGCTGGCGGGCTACCTCTGGGCCCTTCTGGCGATTCTCCTGAAAGTGCCAAAATGGGCCGAAGAGGGGGACCCGGAGGAGGAAGTCGCGCCATGA
- a CDS encoding glycosyltransferase, which yields MNEHPFKILYLMTDPFGMGGVQSDLKALGPYFVSRGHEVVVACPSGDQVDVLTRGGVTHIPFSVHFRTPGQFGDQARKLRSLIERVQPTVLAPQSIRASWICHAAAKNLPLARVTTIHNIHSNMNALWAGVILNRASHLVIFESDHEHRRITRLGLSRRKTRVIPSGIDTETFYPDPEARQKMRAALPDLGPDDVVFGCVARLSEEKAHDNLLASYAVVRKSYPKTRLVLVGDGPLRGEIESRARELGIAPFVHFAGQQRNVREWLNLFDVFVLASTRESLPRAAREAMACGLPVIATRVGATREAVRDGENGFLVPPAQVDSFARAMIHLLFDPDLRVRMGRESRRMIDARFSQSTWLADNESVYKVAGSLAGRFSSREIGPRLLDPAVTPCS from the coding sequence ATGAATGAGCACCCGTTCAAAATTCTTTACCTCATGACGGACCCGTTCGGAATGGGGGGCGTCCAGAGCGATCTGAAGGCCCTGGGGCCCTATTTCGTGTCCCGGGGGCACGAAGTCGTCGTGGCCTGCCCCTCCGGCGACCAGGTCGACGTTCTCACCCGGGGCGGGGTGACCCACATTCCGTTCTCCGTGCACTTCCGGACGCCCGGACAGTTCGGCGACCAGGCCCGAAAACTCCGGAGTCTCATTGAACGGGTCCAGCCGACCGTTCTCGCCCCCCAGTCCATCCGCGCTTCCTGGATCTGTCATGCGGCCGCGAAAAACCTCCCCCTGGCCCGGGTTACGACGATCCACAACATTCACAGCAATATGAACGCCCTTTGGGCGGGGGTGATTTTGAACCGGGCGTCGCACCTCGTGATTTTCGAATCCGATCACGAACACCGCCGAATCACGCGGCTCGGTCTGTCCCGCCGGAAAACCCGGGTGATTCCGAGCGGCATCGACACGGAGACGTTCTATCCCGATCCGGAGGCCCGGCAAAAGATGCGCGCGGCCTTGCCGGACCTCGGTCCCGACGATGTGGTCTTCGGATGCGTCGCCCGACTGTCCGAAGAGAAAGCCCACGACAATCTCCTGGCCTCTTACGCGGTGGTCCGGAAGTCCTATCCGAAGACGCGCCTCGTGCTGGTGGGGGACGGCCCTCTCCGGGGCGAGATCGAATCCCGTGCCCGCGAACTCGGGATCGCCCCCTTCGTCCATTTCGCCGGTCAGCAGAGGAACGTGCGCGAATGGCTGAACCTCTTCGACGTGTTCGTTCTGGCCTCCACCCGGGAATCTCTTCCCCGCGCCGCCCGGGAAGCCATGGCCTGCGGACTTCCGGTCATCGCCACCCGCGTGGGGGCCACGCGGGAAGCGGTCCGCGACGGCGAGAACGGGTTTCTTGTGCCGCCCGCCCAGGTGGACTCTTTTGCGCGGGCGATGATCCATTTGCTGTTCGACCCCGACTTGCGGGTCCGGATGGGACGGGAGAGCCGGCGGATGATCGACGCCCGCTTCTCCCAGTCCACATGGCTGGCCGACAACGAATCCGTCTACAAGGTCGCGGGAAGTCTCGCGGGGCGTTTTTCCTCCCGGGAGATCGGTCCGAGACTTCTCGACCCGGCGGTCACGCCATGCTCCTGA
- a CDS encoding glycosyltransferase produces the protein MIPVLYLIEHLRQGGSERYVAELVRSAREMGVEPHVGCFAEGGIFYDEIRRVGIPLQAYPLDSLYHPSVLRTIRSLSAYIRKHRIRIVHSFQPNANVLGTVVGRLSGTKVVISRRNLGDFGGLGSPRLAWLQKAITNRLSHRVLANSRAVREAAIRGEGFPPEKVVLIYNGLDTERFRPVPDPASRRRELGIPEKGFVFGIASGFRPVKGVDVVIRAFAKARPLCPDSVLVLAGDGLGREQLENLVRELGLEEGVIFLGVRSDMEIIYPAFDAFVLTSHSEGFSNAILEAMGTGLPVVASRVGGNIEMVEDGVRGYLVPPGDPETLSDRLCRLYADPVLTHAMGKEARAWVERTNARDVIVRRFGELYRGVLDE, from the coding sequence ATGATTCCGGTGCTGTATCTGATCGAACACCTGCGTCAGGGAGGAAGCGAGCGTTATGTCGCGGAACTCGTCCGTTCCGCCCGGGAGATGGGCGTCGAACCCCATGTCGGGTGCTTCGCGGAAGGGGGGATTTTCTATGACGAGATCCGCCGCGTCGGCATTCCTCTTCAGGCTTACCCGCTCGACAGTCTCTATCACCCCTCGGTCCTTCGGACGATTCGTTCCCTTTCGGCCTATATCCGCAAGCACCGGATCCGGATCGTCCATAGTTTCCAGCCCAACGCGAACGTCCTGGGAACGGTCGTCGGACGTCTTTCAGGAACGAAAGTCGTCATTTCCCGCCGAAATCTGGGAGATTTCGGGGGACTGGGCTCTCCGCGGCTCGCCTGGCTCCAGAAAGCGATCACGAACCGGTTGTCCCACCGCGTTCTGGCGAATTCCAGGGCGGTTCGTGAGGCCGCCATCCGGGGCGAGGGGTTTCCACCCGAAAAAGTCGTCCTGATCTACAACGGGCTGGATACCGAGCGCTTTCGTCCCGTTCCGGATCCGGCTTCCCGGAGACGGGAGCTGGGGATTCCCGAAAAGGGATTCGTGTTCGGAATCGCTTCGGGTTTCCGGCCGGTCAAGGGCGTGGATGTGGTGATTCGGGCCTTCGCGAAGGCCCGACCTCTTTGTCCCGACAGTGTCCTGGTCCTCGCCGGGGACGGGCTCGGCCGTGAACAACTCGAAAATCTCGTCCGGGAGCTCGGACTGGAGGAAGGCGTTATTTTTCTGGGCGTGCGCTCCGACATGGAAATAATCTACCCGGCCTTCGATGCCTTTGTGCTCACGTCGCACAGCGAAGGGTTTTCCAACGCGATCCTCGAGGCGATGGGGACAGGTCTTCCCGTCGTGGCTTCCCGGGTGGGAGGCAACATCGAAATGGTGGAAGACGGCGTTCGGGGATATCTGGTTCCTCCCGGGGATCCGGAGACGCTTTCGGACCGTCTTTGTCGTCTCTATGCCGATCCGGTTCTGACCCATGCCATGGGGAAAGAAGCCCGGGCCTGGGTCGAACGGACGAACGCCCGGGACGTGATCGTCCGGCGGTTTGGCGAGCTCTACCGGGGAGTGCTGGATGAATGA
- a CDS encoding glycosyltransferase has product MNEKVLSNGRPLTVCHLFPSLPLHGAENHFLKLCRNLDPDVVRTSIVVMVERGELAPDFEALGIPVTLIPKRSRYDLTVVPRLRAFLKAGQYDIIHTHLFTANFWGRLAAFGLSPVLVSSAHNVVPKERPTLVRVENFLDRFQSRWTDAIFCVTGQVLQSMKSDAGLPRHKLVAIENGLPFPEAAERRIKEARRRLGLPVDRRILAVIGRFSTQKNHTGFLEAFAKVRTKHPGLLVLFIGEGELEGAIREQVAALDLGEAVRFLGQRRDVPALLEALDLLVVPSLWEGLPNVMLEAMAANVPVVATAVGGIPDVLTDGVNGVVCQTSPESLSEAMDRALSRPDEMSRMADAASALIRDRYDIRNTARRYTGFYRNLDRQKRFSRGMRDVLRTGTGRLMSRPGKGRTGTLRVLMYHRIADDPGEDILAVTPFSFFEQMRWLKEEGFPVLPVADALKRLSEENLPEGAVCITFDDGYRDNFTEAFPVLSRFGFSAMVFPVTGFVLGEGEHPRYRQSPVPVPYLTVDQVRQMKAAGIEFGCHTHMHALLPEVSDNQAKDELCQAKKLLEDWIAAPVEVFAYPNGAFRKGHFPLLEQLGFRAAFSVMPGVNRRETDRWILRRTEVSGRDSLRDFMHKMRGGLDLWQGLYQSVKGFYR; this is encoded by the coding sequence ATGAATGAGAAAGTCCTGTCGAACGGAAGGCCCCTGACGGTCTGCCATCTTTTTCCGTCTCTCCCTCTCCACGGAGCGGAAAACCATTTTCTGAAGCTCTGCCGGAATCTGGACCCGGACGTCGTCCGGACCTCCATTGTCGTGATGGTCGAAAGAGGAGAGCTGGCCCCCGACTTCGAAGCCCTGGGGATTCCCGTGACCCTGATTCCGAAGAGAAGCCGGTACGACCTGACCGTCGTCCCGCGGCTTCGGGCTTTTTTGAAAGCGGGCCAGTACGACATCATTCATACCCATCTTTTTACTGCCAACTTCTGGGGCCGGCTGGCGGCTTTTGGCCTTTCCCCTGTTCTCGTGAGTTCCGCCCACAACGTGGTGCCCAAAGAGCGGCCGACGCTGGTCCGGGTCGAAAATTTTCTCGACCGCTTTCAGTCCCGCTGGACAGATGCCATTTTCTGCGTGACCGGACAGGTTCTGCAGTCGATGAAATCGGACGCCGGACTTCCCCGCCACAAGCTGGTCGCGATCGAAAACGGCCTTCCGTTTCCCGAGGCCGCCGAGCGGCGGATCAAGGAGGCCCGTCGCCGCCTGGGCCTGCCGGTGGACCGGAGAATTCTGGCGGTGATCGGACGGTTCTCCACCCAGAAAAACCACACGGGATTTCTCGAGGCGTTCGCAAAGGTCCGGACAAAACATCCCGGTCTCCTGGTCCTGTTCATCGGAGAGGGGGAACTCGAAGGGGCGATCCGGGAGCAGGTGGCCGCGCTCGATCTCGGAGAAGCCGTCCGGTTTTTGGGCCAGAGACGGGATGTTCCGGCACTTCTCGAGGCGCTGGACCTTCTGGTGGTGCCGTCCCTGTGGGAAGGGCTCCCCAACGTGATGCTGGAAGCGATGGCGGCCAACGTCCCGGTGGTCGCGACGGCGGTGGGTGGAATCCCCGACGTCCTGACCGACGGTGTGAACGGGGTCGTCTGCCAGACGTCCCCGGAGAGCTTGTCGGAGGCCATGGACCGGGCTCTGTCCCGTCCGGACGAGATGTCCCGGATGGCAGATGCGGCTTCAGCCCTGATCCGGGACCGCTACGATATCCGGAACACGGCCCGTCGCTATACGGGGTTCTATCGGAACCTGGACCGTCAGAAACGCTTTTCCCGGGGGATGCGGGATGTCCTCCGGACGGGAACGGGACGCCTGATGTCCCGTCCGGGAAAAGGAAGGACAGGAACTCTTCGGGTCCTGATGTATCACCGGATCGCCGACGACCCGGGGGAGGACATTCTGGCGGTGACGCCGTTTTCTTTTTTCGAACAGATGCGCTGGTTGAAGGAAGAGGGATTCCCTGTCCTTCCGGTTGCCGATGCGCTGAAACGACTGTCGGAGGAGAATCTGCCCGAAGGTGCCGTCTGTATCACGTTCGACGACGGGTACCGGGATAACTTCACCGAGGCGTTCCCCGTCCTGTCCCGTTTCGGGTTTTCGGCGATGGTGTTTCCCGTGACCGGATTTGTTCTGGGGGAAGGGGAGCATCCCCGATACAGGCAAAGTCCGGTGCCCGTCCCTTACCTCACCGTGGATCAGGTGAGGCAAATGAAGGCGGCGGGCATCGAATTCGGCTGTCATACCCACATGCACGCCCTTCTTCCGGAAGTCTCCGACAATCAGGCCAAAGACGAACTTTGTCAGGCAAAGAAATTGCTCGAGGACTGGATAGCGGCACCGGTCGAGGTTTTCGCCTATCCAAACGGGGCGTTCCGGAAAGGGCATTTCCCTCTGCTCGAACAGCTCGGGTTTCGGGCGGCGTTCTCCGTCATGCCGGGTGTCAACCGTCGGGAAACCGATCGATGGATCCTCCGGAGAACCGAAGTCAGCGGCCGGGACAGTCTCAGGGATTTTATGCACAAAATGCGGGGAGGCCTCGATCTCTGGCAGGGCCTTTATCAAAGTGTCAAAGGATTTTACAGATGA
- a CDS encoding glycosyltransferase family 2 protein, which produces MNGTAIETNKKQSSTAPSGWKPVEQGRYLFTVFTSAYNREKKIPRVYESMKSQTFRDFEWLIVDDGSVDNTRELVEKWQKEADFPIRYFWKENGGHHSAFNLGVQKAQGTLFLQLDSDDACFPNALEVFANTWNNLPAPKEQYAGITGLCVDQDGALIGDLYPRDIMDSTSLEMHYRFHVKGEKWGFTRTDLLRSHPFPIVEGVKWFPPNVVWYAIGRKYKTRYINQKLRTYFMETAQKSDQAAYFPVKKVAPGISYLHRTVLNEDIDKFSYSPKDFLRFAVHYGRFSLHAGRSFGTQYRELNNGLARTLWFLGLPLGMGLYIKDQSKVRKQAQKS; this is translated from the coding sequence ATGAACGGGACCGCAATCGAGACAAACAAAAAACAATCCTCCACCGCACCGTCCGGCTGGAAGCCCGTCGAGCAGGGCCGATATCTTTTTACGGTCTTCACATCGGCCTACAACCGGGAAAAGAAGATCCCACGGGTGTACGAAAGCATGAAGTCCCAGACGTTTCGTGACTTCGAATGGCTCATTGTCGACGACGGATCTGTCGACAACACCCGGGAACTTGTCGAGAAATGGCAAAAAGAGGCGGATTTTCCGATTCGATATTTCTGGAAAGAAAACGGCGGACACCATTCGGCATTCAACCTCGGAGTGCAAAAAGCCCAGGGAACTCTCTTCCTGCAACTGGATTCGGACGACGCCTGTTTTCCGAACGCCCTCGAGGTTTTTGCCAACACCTGGAACAACCTCCCTGCCCCGAAGGAACAATACGCCGGCATCACGGGGCTTTGCGTCGACCAGGACGGGGCGTTGATCGGTGACCTCTACCCGCGTGATATCATGGATTCGACGTCCCTTGAGATGCATTACCGGTTTCACGTGAAAGGGGAGAAATGGGGGTTCACCCGGACGGACCTTTTACGCTCCCATCCGTTCCCGATCGTCGAAGGGGTCAAATGGTTCCCGCCGAATGTTGTCTGGTATGCCATCGGACGCAAATACAAGACCCGTTACATCAACCAGAAGCTTCGGACCTACTTCATGGAAACGGCCCAGAAGTCGGATCAGGCCGCCTATTTTCCCGTGAAGAAAGTCGCGCCCGGCATCTCTTACCTTCACCGGACGGTCCTGAACGAAGACATCGACAAGTTTTCCTATTCACCGAAGGACTTTCTCCGCTTCGCCGTCCATTACGGACGATTCTCCCTGCACGCCGGCCGGTCGTTCGGAACCCAATACAGGGAATTGAACAACGGCCTCGCCAGAACCCTCTGGTTTCTGGGTCTTCCTCTGGGCATGGGGTTGTATATCAAGGATCAGTCAAAGGTCCGAAAGCAGGCGCAGAAAAGCTGA